The window CGGCCGGTTTATAGGATGTACCGGATACCCTGATTGTAATTTTGCATTGCCTCTACCCAAGAGCGGACAGATCGTAGTGACTGATAAGCTTTGTGAAGCACATAATATGAACCATATCAAGATCATAACCAAAGGGAAGAGACCATGGGATCTGGGCTGTCCACACTGTAATTTCGATGAGTGGCAAAAAAACCTTAAGGACGGCAAAGACAAAAAAGAAGAATAATATGGAACGATTCGGCAAAGGAACACCGGTGCGTCTGTTTGCCGGGGGACTGCATGGCGATGAGTGGATATCTACTTCATACAGGCTTGAACTACTGACCCGGCCCGGAACCGGATCGCTACTGATTATGCCAAAAGTGTCTGAACAATCATACCTGAGTACACTTGATAAGGATTATTATACTAAATACGCACCCCATCTGCTTGATGCCATCATTACATATAAACCGACCATATATCTGGAACTTCATTCATATTCTGATGAAAATTTCTCGGCCTTGACAGGTGCGGGAAGACTTGAGAACCAGGGTGTCCCTGCATATATTGAACTTGAATCAGGGATATTGATGGGATCGGTCTCACCCAATATCAGAAAAGAGTATTTTTCCCCACATGATCTATGTGTCTCATTCGAGATGCAAAAAAATACTTCAGAACAGTCCCTGGAAATCATAGACCACTTATTGTATATGGTGAAGGAATGTAGCAGCAGGGACGGGTTTGTACAATATATTAAGCAAGTCTATCCCAAGCAGGCCTCAATAGCAATTAAGAACTATTTGAGGTTCTACGGACACCTGTATTAACCAAAATAATATAATCTTTAGATACTATTAATAGCTTCGAGGAAGAACTAAAATGAAAGGAAATGTCTGGAAGTTCGGGAATGACATTGATACTGATGCTATCATCCCGGGCAGATATCTTATACTGAATACGCCTGAAGAACTGGCACAGCATGCTTTTGAAGGAGTAAGACCGGAATTTGCCAGTGTGGTAGAACCTGGCAATATTATTATCGGAGGAAACAATTTCGGATGCGGGTCCAGTCGTGAACATGCACCTCTGGCATTAAAAGGTGCAAAGGTAAAATGTATAATTGCTAAGAGCTTTGCCCGTATATTTTTCAGGAATTCAATCAATATAGGGCTGCCCCTTTTGGAATGTCCTGATACTGACCGTATAGACGAAGGTGATGTACTTGAAGTGGATTTTGCATCTGGTATGATCACAAATAAAACCAAGGGCGAGACCTACTCAGCGACACCCATGCCAGAGTTCTTGCGGGGTATTGTAGATGCAGGTGGGCTTATCGAGTATACCAGACAGCAGGTGAGCGCATGAGCCAGTATAAAGTACCTGTGATAGCGGGGGATGGTATAGGTCCGGAGATCATTAATGAAGGCAAAAAAGTTATTGACGCGGCCGGTGAAGCTTATGGTTTTGATGTGGAATGGATAGACTACCCCCATGGTGCTGACCATTATCTGGAGACCGGGGAACTCATCTCTGAGGACACCCTGAAGGAACTCAATTCATATAAAACTATATATCTGGGCAGTATCGGGGATCCCAGGATCGAGCCAGGTGTGCTTGAAAAAGGTGTACTTCTGGCAGCCAGGTTCTATTTTGACCAGTATATTAACTTACGTCCGATAAAACTCCTGGAAGGTGTATGGTGCCCAATAAAAGATAAAACACCAGCAGATATTGACTTTACTGTGGTGAGGGAGAATACTGAAGATTTCTATATCGGTATAGGTGGTCGTGCTAAAAAGGGTGCCAGTAAGCATGAGCTGAAAGTGGCCCGTACCATGTATAATGTGAAGTTCGGGCTTGACATTGAGTCTGACAGTGAAGAGATCGGATACCAGATAGGCATGATCAGCAAAGAAGGGACCCAGAGGGTGATCAGGTATGCTTTCGATCTGGCTATGAAAAGGGATAAACACGTTTCTTCAGTTGACAAGGCAAATGTGCTCTCAGACATCTATGGGTTCTGGCGCGAGGAATTTAATTCTGTAGGTTCTGAATATCCGGATGTTACCACTGATCTTAATTTCGTTGATGCCATCACTATGTGGTTTGTCAAGGACCCGGAGTTCTTTGACGTGGTGGTAACACCCAATATGTTCGGCGATATTATCACAGACCTGGGCGCCATGGTGCAGGGCGGACTGGGACTGGCACCTGGTGGGAATATCAATCCCAATGGTACCAGCATGTTCGAGCCCATCCACGGCAGTGCACCTAAGTATAAAGGTATGAACAGGGCTAACCCCATAGCTACTATCTGGGCTGGCGCCATGCTGGTGGAACAGATGGGTGAGCAGAAAGCTGCTGATGCCATTGTGGCTGCTATTGAGCGTGACATCAAGGAAGCAAAAGTACTGACCAAAGATATGGCCGGCAATAGCACCACTTCTGATGTGGGTGATGAGATCGCCAGGCTTGTGAAAGAGATGGCATAGTTCATAAAATTAAATGAATACACACAAAAAAATATTAATAGGTAATTGTGTTCGAATAATCTGTATTTTCGAACACAATATTCTTTATTGTATAAACTTTTCAAATCAATTAAGGTTTTCCTGTAGACTCCCCGCACACCACCCCGGTAGCAATGAGGTGCGCTACCCTTAATGGTTCAGGTATATTGCTGTGGGTAGCAGATAACCGAATAATCTCTTTTGCATCTACCAGGCCAACACCGCAGCACTGAAAGAAAATTGGGTTTTCACCGTCACGGCTTAATACTTTATTGACCTTACCAGCTTTTTTTATTATTTCCCATCTTATTTCAGGGTCTGGCAGGTATTCAAGTGCAGAGCGTATACTTTCAAAGTCCGGACATTCCCGCATCACAACTATACAAGGGATTCCTGTGGTATCATAGATAGCCTTTATATCAATAATATTAAATCCCGCATACGTTATACCGTCAAACATCAGGACTCTCACCTGTCTAAAATGTTTGCTATCTGTCACCATCCTGATGAGGGTATCAGTGGCATCGTCCCCATCTTTGGTAATGTCCGAACGTAGTACTCCATCCAGCCATTCCCCACCCCTGAAAAAGGCACCGATGATCATCACCTGTTCATTATGCAGTGACGAATCATCGATACCAAGTATTCTTATTTCAGGTTTTATATGCATAGCTTAATTATTGGCTTTTTCATTGAAAACAGCTTTGAATTCTTCGTATACCGCAATTATTCTCTCTGATGCTTCTTTAACAGCCACTACAGGATCTGCACCATTTGTTTTTACAAAAAGAATAGGTTCACTGATAGTAGGATGCTTGATATCATACGTTGCAACCTCTATATTAGGGTCTTCCAGTAGTGACGATTTTAGAACATTCAAAAGTGTATGGCTTTCACCAGCCAATTCAATCCTTATCTCATCATCTGTCTTTTCAATAATTTTTAGATTCATCCACATCCACCTTTATACAAGACTGATACCATATTCTGATGAAAGCTTTCGCGACTCTATATTGCCACACCCCGGGCATTTCAGCTTGTTGTTCTTATCTCCGTTGTCAGATGCTTTATTCATGGCTAAATGACACTTTCCACAATAAGCCTTGATCACACCCAGGTCTTTGCCTGATGTGGTGAGTCTCATTGTTTTAAGATCAATGACCTTGGCTTTAATAATATCAAACGGGCTGAACTCAAACATAACATCCTTTACATAACTATCCTTTATGTTGGATACGTGAATGGCAGCATTCTGGAGATTTACAATCTCACGTTCTCCTTTCCCTTCGATTTTTGCAATCTCCACTAATACCATTGAACTTCTCAGATCATTGACACGACCTATAATCACATCACCTTTTTCGATGGTAGGTGGTACATCAGTTTTGGGAATTACTGAAATGTTGTGGGTCTTGGTGTTTATTTTTATTGACCCTGTAGCTGTGGAATAGATATTGCCGCCTTTTATAAAGGTACTATTGCCAGGAATAAATTCCTCTGATGTGCCTATCATATCTCCAGGAAGCACGAATTCCTGCGATTCATCTGGTGAAAATGCTTCATTTTTTGTGCCAGTTTCAATTTCTGAAATATTTATTATTTCTTCAGTTACTGGTTCAACTGTAGTTTCATCTATTTCTTCTGACTCAGGAACTTGCTGCTCAGTTGTATCTTCATTAATCAATTTCCTTCTTGAAACGGTCTTCTTTCTCTTGATTCTAATAATAATCCCTCAATATGAATTTAATGTCCGGAATCTTTTATAAACAATGATTCTTAATATGTTGAATTGTTTTCTATCCGGTATATCTCTACGTTGACAACTTCCTTATCCTTTTTGTGGAACTTAAAAGTTCGTTCTATAGGAAAACCCAAAATATAACTGTCTGTTATTGCTGCTGGACTAATGAACTTTTTGATAAACTCATAACTTCCTGCATTATGAATGGAATATACCACATCAGCTAATTCCACTGCTTTTTTTAAGAAAGGGCGGTCATTGCCCTTGTTCTGTGCTCCGAACGGAGGATTCATGAGTACAGTATGGGCCCCCCCCTGAACATCTTCAATACGAGTACAAACATATTCAATATCAACTTCAAATTTTGCAGCATTATGCCTGGCGATCTTAAGTGAATCATTATCGATATCAAAACCAAATACTTCGCTGGCTCCCAGCAACCTGGCACCAATGGCGAGTATACCTGTACCGCATCCCAGATCATACACAGTATCATCCAGGTCCCGGTTCATTAATGCAAAAAACAGGAGTTCAGCAGCAATTGGTGCAGGAGTTGAATATTGTTCCAGGTAAGCTGATGGAGAATCGAATCTTTCCACCTTTTCCAGCAGGATCTCAAGCTGTTTCTTTTTCATTTTATCTGAACATACCTTCATCAGAATTCTTGAAGGGACTTGAAGCTAATGCTCTCTTTAAGGCTTCTTCAATCTGATTATTATTTACCAGCCCACCTTCGATAATAGCTGCATGGAGTGCGGCCTTCATGATTTTCTCAACCAGATCGCGCCCTGACAGGCCTTCTGTCCTTTCAGCCAGGGATTTGATGTTCACATCTTTGTCAAGTTCCACTGGGAATGAAGCTATATTGGAATCTATGATGGCCAGCCTTTCAGCTTTATCCGGAAGGCCAAAATTAATCTCTTCTTCGAAGCGGCTCCTTATTGCAGGATCAAGGGAATCTATCCTGTTGGTAGCAGAGATGGTGCATACGCCCTCTCTTTCATCAATACCATCCATCTCGGTGAGCAAAGCGTTGACAATTTCAATCACGTCGCCCCTTAGTTCCTGATAGCGCCGATCAAGAGCAATGGCATCCAGTTCATCAATAAAGATAATACATGGCCTGAGGTCTTCTGCCCTGTCATAGAGCTGGTGGAGCTGTCGGGCACCGTCACCTACGTACTCGCCGATCAGCTGGGTGGCCTTTATGGGCAGGATAGGGACATCAGCTGCATTAGCAAGGGCCTTTGCCATCATTGTCTTTCCTGTACCAGAGGGGCCGTGGAACAATACATTTCGTGGGGCCCATTTACCAAAACGCTCTGGATCATCCAGATACTTAAGGATAAGCTGGCATTTTCGTTTTGCTTCTGCATGCCCTATTACATCCTCAAAACTTATTTCGCTGAACATCTCGGGAATGAATTCCTCTATTTGTGCCTCTTCCACCATAAAAACAGTAGCATGGCTTATTGCACTATCTTCTGGCACGACTTCAGTTACCTTAAATGCAAAATCCGGGAACATCCTGCGATCAAAAAGATATTCGCCTGAACGGACAACCAATCCGCTCCATTGTTCCCGTGCATAGAACTCGAAAACGTCTTTTTCTGAAATCTCCGGATACTCATGAAGCATGCTTCTCATGGGGTAACCTGCAGGTTTCAATACTACGTACCTTGCCCCGTCTTTGACAAATTCCGCCTGGGAAGTTGTGCTCACTTTTTTATTTACTCTTTGTGCTGAACGCAAATTTCTATCCTCTATTTTCTAGGTTATTGGTTAAGTTATTAATGTTATCCCTTTTTCATTTTAGTAGTTGCTTTAGAACGATGAAGAATACATAAGCAAATGCAATAATGACGATGATCCTAATAATATCAATTGCGAGTCTCAATATAAAAGGAACTATTATGATTGCTAGTGCGATTCCGACGATCAGAATGAGCAGATCTCTTATACCCGATTTCATATCTTATTGATGGATTTTTGTGTTTATATATAAAGCGGATGGAAATGTGGGGCTGGTGAGATTTGAACTCACGATCGACGGGTCTCTCCGAACCCTTGAAGAATTCAAGGAGAACACAAATCAGTGCTCCAACGGCTCCTCACTGACCCGCCCCGTCGAGCAAGTCTCAGTAGACCCGTTGCTCATCATTTTATCCGCTGGAGCCCGTCGCCATTCCTGACTAGGCCACAGCCCCTTCTTGTTTCATTTGTCGCTGGCCCGCTACTGGCCAGAGTAAGTATTATACGAGATCAGCAAAAACCACAGTTCCTGATATACGCTTGACCTTTGCTTTCACAACTTCCTTCTTGGAGGCCCCGATAATATAGACAATATACTTATCGACCTTTGCAATACCATCACCTTTGGACCCTATGCTCTCAATCTTGAACTCATAAGTTTCGCCTTCCTCGAGAGCGTCCTTCTTGGCTTCAATACTTGCCTTTCTCTTCCTCACCGGCCGATGGGCTCCGCATGCATCACACTGGAGCATAAGAATACGGTCACTTTTCACCAGTTTGGTATCAGGACGTCCGCATTCGGAACATTTCACATACTCGTTAACATAAGATTCTATCTGTTCAGCAATAGCTTCGACTGTAAACTTCCCCTGGAATACTGCGTGCTGCCCGTCGATCTTTCCGGCAGTACCCAATTCCCGGGTCAGAGACTTCATCACATGATCTGGTTCCCTGTTAAGGACATCTACTATCTGGCTGAAATTTTCCAGTACAGTAGCCTTACCTTCCGAAAAAATTTTGGGTTCAGGGATTATAAACCTCTCATCAGAAGTTTCAATATCGGGTAACATTTTGAATGCCCGATCCAAATTTGCTTCATAGTCTCCCATACTGTCACAATTTCCTTAATATACTTTTATGCAAATTTAATATTACTGGACCATTTCCTGGCCTTTGTCTACCACAATTTTACCGGGTGTGGAGATTTTGTGGCCGCATTTTCTCAAAGCATCCTTGGCGATCAAGAATCCTTCTTTGTTGACCGAGATTGTAAAGATTTTCTGGTCTTTTTTTACCCGGGCACAAACACCTGTTGCTTTTCCGAATGCCTGCCGCATTCCCT of the Methanosarcinales archaeon genome contains:
- a CDS encoding 50S ribosomal protein L11 methyltransferase, translated to MKKKQLEILLEKVERFDSPSAYLEQYSTPAPIAAELLFFALMNRDLDDTVYDLGCGTGILAIGARLLGASEVFGFDIDNDSLKIARHNAAKFEVDIEYVCTRIEDVQGGAHTVLMNPPFGAQNKGNDRPFLKKAVELADVVYSIHNAGSYEFIKKFISPAAITDSYILGFPIERTFKFHKKDKEVVNVEIYRIENNSTY
- a CDS encoding exosome complex RNA-binding protein Csl4; translated protein: MIGTSEEFIPGNSTFIKGGNIYSTATGSIKINTKTHNISVIPKTDVPPTIEKGDVIIGRVNDLRSSMVLVEIAKIEGKGEREIVNLQNAAIHVSNIKDSYVKDVMFEFSPFDIIKAKVIDLKTMRLTTSGKDLGVIKAYCGKCHLAMNKASDNGDKNNKLKCPGCGNIESRKLSSEYGISLV
- a CDS encoding translation initiation factor IF-2 subunit beta, whose product is MGDYEANLDRAFKMLPDIETSDERFIIPEPKIFSEGKATVLENFSQIVDVLNREPDHVMKSLTRELGTAGKIDGQHAVFQGKFTVEAIAEQIESYVNEYVKCSECGRPDTKLVKSDRILMLQCDACGAHRPVRKRKASIEAKKDALEEGETYEFKIESIGSKGDGIAKVDKYIVYIIGASKKEVVKAKVKRISGTVVFADLV
- a CDS encoding DNA-directed RNA polymerase subunit L; translation: MNLKIIEKTDDEIRIELAGESHTLLNVLKSSLLEDPNIEVATYDIKHPTISEPILFVKTNGADPVVAVKEASERIIAVYEEFKAVFNEKANN
- a CDS encoding isocitrate/isopropylmalate dehydrogenase family protein, which translates into the protein MSQYKVPVIAGDGIGPEIINEGKKVIDAAGEAYGFDVEWIDYPHGADHYLETGELISEDTLKELNSYKTIYLGSIGDPRIEPGVLEKGVLLAARFYFDQYINLRPIKLLEGVWCPIKDKTPADIDFTVVRENTEDFYIGIGGRAKKGASKHELKVARTMYNVKFGLDIESDSEEIGYQIGMISKEGTQRVIRYAFDLAMKRDKHVSSVDKANVLSDIYGFWREEFNSVGSEYPDVTTDLNFVDAITMWFVKDPEFFDVVVTPNMFGDIITDLGAMVQGGLGLAPGGNINPNGTSMFEPIHGSAPKYKGMNRANPIATIWAGAMLVEQMGEQKAADAIVAAIERDIKEAKVLTKDMAGNSTTSDVGDEIARLVKEMA
- a CDS encoding AAA family ATPase, whose product is MRSAQRVNKKVSTTSQAEFVKDGARYVVLKPAGYPMRSMLHEYPEISEKDVFEFYAREQWSGLVVRSGEYLFDRRMFPDFAFKVTEVVPEDSAISHATVFMVEEAQIEEFIPEMFSEISFEDVIGHAEAKRKCQLILKYLDDPERFGKWAPRNVLFHGPSGTGKTMMAKALANAADVPILPIKATQLIGEYVGDGARQLHQLYDRAEDLRPCIIFIDELDAIALDRRYQELRGDVIEIVNALLTEMDGIDEREGVCTISATNRIDSLDPAIRSRFEEEINFGLPDKAERLAIIDSNIASFPVELDKDVNIKSLAERTEGLSGRDLVEKIMKAALHAAIIEGGLVNNNQIEEALKRALASSPFKNSDEGMFR
- a CDS encoding DUF2119 domain-containing protein → MERFGKGTPVRLFAGGLHGDEWISTSYRLELLTRPGTGSLLIMPKVSEQSYLSTLDKDYYTKYAPHLLDAIITYKPTIYLELHSYSDENFSALTGAGRLENQGVPAYIELESGILMGSVSPNIRKEYFSPHDLCVSFEMQKNTSEQSLEIIDHLLYMVKECSSRDGFVQYIKQVYPKQASIAIKNYLRFYGHLY
- a CDS encoding DUF99 family protein; translated protein: MHIKPEIRILGIDDSSLHNEQVMIIGAFFRGGEWLDGVLRSDITKDGDDATDTLIRMVTDSKHFRQVRVLMFDGITYAGFNIIDIKAIYDTTGIPCIVVMRECPDFESIRSALEYLPDPEIRWEIIKKAGKVNKVLSRDGENPIFFQCCGVGLVDAKEIIRLSATHSNIPEPLRVAHLIATGVVCGESTGKP
- a CDS encoding 3-isopropylmalate dehydratase small subunit, whose product is MKGNVWKFGNDIDTDAIIPGRYLILNTPEELAQHAFEGVRPEFASVVEPGNIIIGGNNFGCGSSREHAPLALKGAKVKCIIAKSFARIFFRNSINIGLPLLECPDTDRIDEGDVLEVDFASGMITNKTKGETYSATPMPEFLRGIVDAGGLIEYTRQQVSA